In Paenibacillus larvae subsp. larvae, the following proteins share a genomic window:
- a CDS encoding Glu/Leu/Phe/Val family dehydrogenase: MANTENLNVFLSTQVVIEQALKRLGYSDEMFDLLREPLRLLTVRIPVRMDDGNTKVFTGYRAQHNDAVGPTKGGVRFHPDVNEDEVKALSIWMSLKCGIVDLPYGGGKGGIICDPRNMSFRELERLSRGYVRAISQMVGPNKDIPAPDVMTNSQIMAWMMDEYSRIREFDAPGFITGKPLVLGGSHGRETATAKGVTIMINKALDKRGIKLKDARVIIQGFGNAGSYLAKFMHDTGAKVVGISDVHGGLYNPEGLDIEYLLDRRDSFGTVTKLFKNTLTNKEILEQECDILVPAAIENQITMENAHRIKAGIVVEAANGPTTLEATKVLTERGTLLVPDVLASSGGVVVSYFEWVQNNQGYYWTENEVHSKLQEVLENAFENVYTIHSTRKVDMRLAAYMVGVRKMAEAARFRGWV, translated from the coding sequence ATGGCTAACACAGAAAATTTGAATGTGTTTCTCTCGACGCAAGTTGTAATCGAACAAGCCCTTAAGCGGCTTGGGTATTCAGATGAGATGTTTGATTTATTAAGAGAGCCGCTGCGCTTACTAACGGTTCGTATACCAGTCCGTATGGATGATGGCAATACCAAAGTTTTTACAGGTTACCGTGCCCAGCATAATGATGCTGTTGGTCCTACCAAGGGGGGAGTCCGTTTTCATCCGGATGTTAATGAAGATGAAGTTAAAGCGCTTTCGATATGGATGAGCCTGAAATGCGGCATCGTAGATTTGCCTTATGGCGGGGGAAAAGGCGGAATTATCTGTGATCCGCGCAACATGTCTTTCAGGGAATTGGAACGGCTGAGCCGCGGTTATGTGCGGGCCATCAGCCAGATGGTTGGGCCAAATAAAGATATTCCGGCTCCGGACGTGATGACTAACTCGCAAATTATGGCATGGATGATGGATGAATACAGCCGCATCAGGGAGTTTGATGCACCCGGATTTATCACAGGTAAACCCCTTGTGTTAGGCGGTTCCCATGGCCGCGAAACCGCGACAGCCAAGGGGGTCACTATCATGATCAACAAGGCTTTGGATAAACGTGGTATTAAATTAAAAGATGCACGTGTCATTATTCAAGGTTTCGGTAATGCGGGAAGCTATCTGGCAAAATTTATGCACGATACCGGTGCAAAAGTAGTGGGTATTTCGGATGTACACGGGGGGTTATACAACCCTGAAGGACTGGACATTGAATATTTGCTTGACCGCCGTGATTCTTTCGGTACGGTAACCAAGCTATTCAAGAATACCCTGACGAACAAAGAAATCCTGGAACAGGAATGCGATATTCTCGTTCCGGCTGCTATTGAAAACCAGATTACAATGGAAAATGCCCACAGGATTAAAGCCGGAATTGTAGTGGAAGCTGCGAACGGGCCTACTACTCTTGAAGCTACCAAAGTTTTGACGGAAAGAGGAACCTTACTTGTTCCTGATGTTCTGGCCAGCTCCGGAGGAGTTGTTGTTTCCTATTTTGAATGGGTACAGAACAACCAGGGATATTACTGGACAGAAAATGAAGTTCATTCCAAACTTCAAGAGGTATTGGAAAATGCGTTTGAAAATGTCTATACTATTCATAGTACCCGGAAAGTAGATATGAGGCTTGCAGCTTATATGGTAGGCGTTCGAAAAATGGCTGAGGCTGCTCGTTTCAGAGGCTGGGTATAA
- a CDS encoding genetic competence negative regulator, which translates to MKIERLSQDKIRIFLTFDDLTERGIQKDDMWREIPKVHELFSEMMDQAYSELGFDPSGPLAVEVFALPAQGMVVIVTRGKMDMLSPSNDMFDMHEPDEVYEMEVTLEQTDVISFAFRDFEDVVQAAKAVQPLLEEGGTLYSYQEKWILQLESVDLEEQQYHTFIAILSEYGEASSITAAVLEEYGKKVMESDAVNLLCRHFK; encoded by the coding sequence ATGAAAATAGAAAGATTGAGCCAGGATAAGATACGGATTTTCCTTACGTTCGATGATTTAACGGAGCGGGGCATTCAGAAGGATGATATGTGGAGAGAAATTCCGAAGGTGCATGAGCTCTTTAGCGAAATGATGGATCAGGCCTATTCAGAGCTTGGCTTCGACCCATCCGGACCTTTGGCAGTCGAAGTATTTGCTTTGCCTGCCCAGGGTATGGTTGTCATCGTTACAAGAGGAAAGATGGATATGCTGTCCCCTTCGAACGATATGTTCGATATGCATGAACCGGACGAAGTTTATGAGATGGAAGTTACACTGGAACAAACTGACGTTATTTCCTTTGCATTTCGTGATTTCGAAGATGTCGTGCAGGCGGCAAAAGCAGTTCAGCCTTTACTTGAAGAGGGAGGAACGCTATATTCATATCAAGAAAAATGGATTTTACAGCTTGAATCGGTGGACCTCGAAGAGCAGCAGTATCATACATTCATTGCAATCTTGTCTGAATATGGGGAAGCGAGTTCTATAACTGCAGCAGTTCTGGAAGAATACGGCAAGAAAGTTATGGAATCCGATGCAGTGAATCTGCTGTGCCGGCATTTCAAATAA
- a CDS encoding CPBP family intramembrane glutamic endopeptidase: MINIRKEAEMKKRVKRFKLTTKVDISEIGDRVLLLNLYITQAGILLLGGLFFWFQPRSLSSLFTLEPGLSIAGYGLYLALFAVCLDIVISNYVPAEYTDDGGINNKLFARRPLWHIALICLIVSFSEELLFRGGIQYYLGAYWTALLFTVIHVRYLRHWIPTGLVFLISYGLGLVYEQTGSLWTPILAHFVIDFIMGCLLRYSKEE, translated from the coding sequence ATGATTAATATCAGGAAGGAAGCAGAGATGAAGAAGAGGGTAAAGCGATTTAAACTGACTACCAAGGTGGACATTAGCGAGATCGGCGACCGTGTTCTGCTCTTAAATCTTTACATTACCCAAGCAGGCATTTTACTGCTGGGCGGATTATTTTTTTGGTTCCAGCCCAGAAGTCTTTCAAGTTTGTTCACTCTAGAGCCCGGCTTGTCCATAGCAGGGTACGGACTATATCTGGCCCTTTTTGCTGTTTGTCTGGATATCGTCATCTCAAATTATGTTCCGGCAGAATATACGGATGACGGGGGAATCAATAATAAGCTTTTTGCCCGCAGGCCCCTTTGGCACATTGCTTTGATTTGTCTCATAGTCTCTTTCTCAGAAGAGCTTCTTTTCCGTGGAGGAATTCAGTATTATCTGGGAGCTTATTGGACAGCTTTACTATTTACGGTTATCCATGTCCGGTATTTAAGACATTGGATTCCTACGGGGCTTGTTTTTCTTATCAGTTACGGATTAGGTCTTGTCTATGAACAAACAGGGTCTTTGTGGACACCAATTTTGGCACATTTTGTGATTGACTTTATCATGGGTTGTTTGCTTCGCTACAGCAAGGAGGAATGA